From one Salmo salar chromosome ssa09, Ssal_v3.1, whole genome shotgun sequence genomic stretch:
- the LOC106612085 gene encoding phospholipase A and acyltransferase 4, which yields MAPTLYDEKPEPGDLIEIFRGNFQHWTLYVGDGFVIHLAPPSEVPGASSNILMSVLSDKAKVKKEEIWDVVGHDRWCINNQLDQDYQVRPICEILKEAQAYVDQELPFCVFKGNCEHFVTELRYGKAESRQVRRAAETVGMAAMVGFGVLAVAGVAAAIFGGGSKKKNKGGEYK from the exons ATGGCTCCGACATTG TACGATGAGAAGCCAGAGCCAGGGGACCTGATTGAGATATTCAGAGGGAATTTCCAGCACTGGACTTTGTACGTTGGTGACGGTTTTGTCATTCACCTGGCCCCACCCT CCGAGGTCCCTGGAGCCAGTTCCAACATCCTGATGTCTGTGCTCAGTGACAAAGCTAAGGTGAAGAAGGAAGAGATCTGGGACGTGGTGGGGCATGATCGGTGGTGCATCAACAACCAGCTGGATCAGGATTACCAG GTCAGACCCATCTGTGAGATACTGAAGGAAGCCCAGGCCTATGTGGACCAGGAGCTGCCCTTCTGTGTCTTCAAGGGGAACTGTGAGCACTTTGTTACAGAGCTGAGATATGGGAAGGCTGAGTCTCGACAG GTTCGGCGGGCTGCGGAAACAGTGGGAATGGCCGCAATGGTGGGCTTCGGAGTCCTTGCTGTTGCAGGTGTCGCGGCGGCCATCTTTGGAGGTGGAAGCAAAAAGAAGAATAAAGGAGGAGAATATAAGTGA